In one Nicotiana tomentosiformis chromosome 6, ASM39032v3, whole genome shotgun sequence genomic region, the following are encoded:
- the LOC104105659 gene encoding aluminum-activated malate transporter 12-like: protein MMMEKRFNAVVERMKSLPRLIWRKIWKVGKEDRRRVIHSLKMGVALTLVSLLYLLEPLFKGIGENAIWAVMTVVVVLEFTAGATLYKGLNRGMGTVFAGSLAFLIECIATESGHIFHAVFIGTSVFLVGAVATYMRFFPHIKKNYDYGVVIFLLTFNLITVSSYRVDSVLKIAHERFYTIAIGCAICLLMSLLVFPIWSGEDLHISTVAKFDGLAKSIEGCINEYFNDKEEQEKARENSMEMGDPIYNGYKAVLDSKSSDETLALYASWEPRYLRRCSGLPWQKYVKLGTVLRHFGYTVVALHGCLQTEIKTPRSVRVLFKDPFNRLAKEVTKALKELGDSIRNRRQCNPEILSNHLNEALQDLISALKSQPRLFLGTNSNINILALAGAISSRQKSSKDFVVSLSSVNNNIDTSNEGPARLGLGHDFLAGQAHATTPALSKDTSKKDSELQLKEAGGRKSLRSTLSKIGVTSLEFLEALPFAAFGSLLVETVARLDLVIEEIVELGRAAHFKEYIRDGDHVVVTCDQNPRLEDEIVSRLQNQFPSSHAAD, encoded by the exons ATGATGATGGAGAAACGTTTTAATGCTGTTGTGGAGAGAATGAAGAGTTTGCCAAGATTAATATGGAGAAAAATCTGGAAAGTGGGGAAAGAAGATCGAAGAAGGGTCATTCACTCACTAAAAATGGGAGTGGCCTTGACATTGGTCTCTTTGTTGTATTTGCTAGAGCCATTGTTCAAAGGAATTGGAGAAAATGCTATTTGGGCTGTCATGACTGTTGTGGTTGTTCTTGAATTCACAGCAG GGGCAACATTATATAAAGGGCTGAATAGAGGAATGGGGACAGTATTTGCAGGATCATTGGCATTCTTGATTGAGTGTATTGCCACAGAATCTGGCCACATATTTCATGCTGTTTTCATTGGGACCTCAGTTTTTTTAGTTG GAGCCGTGGCTACGTACATGAGATTTTTTCCTCACATAAAGAAAAACTATGACTATGGTGTGGTGATATTCCTCTTGACATTCAACTTGATCACAGTGTCAAGCTATCGTGTTGATAGTGTGTTGAAAATAGCCCATGAGCGCTTTTACACCATAGCCATTGGCTGTGCTATCTGTCTCCTCATGAGCCTATTGGTATTTCCAATTTGGTCAGGAGAAGACCTCCATATATCGACTGTTGCCAAATTCGATGGCTTAGCAAAATCTATTGAAG GTTGCATTAATGAGTACTTTAACGATAAGGAGGAACAAGAAAAAGCTAGAGAAAATTCAATGGAAATGGGGGATCCCATTTACAATGGCTACAAGGCAGTTTTAGATTCCAAATCATCTGATGAAACTTTG GCACTATATGCAAGTTGGGAGCCAAGATATTTAAGACGTTGTTCGGGGTTACCGTGGCAGAAATATGTTAAATTGGGGACTGTTCTTCGCCATTTTGGATACACAGTAGTGGCTTTACATGGATGCCTGCAAACTGAAATTAAG ACTCCACGATCAGTTCGTGTACTGTTCAAAGATCCATTCAATCGACTTGCCAAAGAAGTGACAAAGGCACTAAAGGAACTAGGCGATAGCATAAGAAATCGTCGTCAATGCAATCCAGAAATCCTATCCAACCATCTCAATGAAGCCTTACAAGACCTCATCAGTGCCTTAAAATCCCAACCAAGACTCTTTCTTGGAACTAATAGTAATATAAACATATTAGCCTTAGCAGGCGCAATATCCTCCAGGCAAAAATCTAGTAAAGATTTTGTAGTCTCTTTATcgagtgtaaataataatattgacACATCCAATGAAGGTCCTGCTCGTCTTGGACTTGGCCATGACTTTTTGGCAGGTCAGGCTCATGCGACTACACCAGCATTATCGAAAGATACGTCTAAAAAGGACTCTGAACTACAATTGAAAGAGGCTGGTGGCAGAAAGAGTTTAAGATCCACATTAAGCAAGATTGGAGTTACTAGCCTCGAATTTTTGGAGGCCTTACCATTTGCAGCTTTTGGTTCTTTGCTAGTTGAAACAGTTGCACGACTTGATCTTGTTATTGAAGAAATTGTAGAATTGGGAAGGGCAGCTCATTTCAAGGAATATATTCGTGATGGTGATCATGTGGTTGTGACCTGTGATCAGAATCCTAGATTGGAAGATGAGATTGTTAGCAGATTACAAAACCAATTTCCCTCCTCCCATGCAGCAGATTAA
- the LOC104105657 gene encoding NAC domain-containing protein 71-like: MGGTSLPPGFRFHPTDEELVGYYLKRKTDELEIELEVIPVIDLYKFDPWELPEKSFLPKRDMEWYFFCPRDKKYPNGSRTNRATKCGYWKATGKDRKVVCKPAVVGYRKTLVFYRGRAPLGDRTDWVMHEYRLCDDVSQGTPSFQGPFALCRVIKRKDISSKTSDVRRETTSKQDECSSSNEAFTSAVTSNEPLVLSDDMPSTQTTYTCNDSNYSTPINSPYQTTQIGECESAMGTNAANLCMSQNMILDPAKECTSGQSICGKYPLYDFPNLTSWQPNDQYDFTSSSSFPNFRGEVELSGDLSGYGFAPPFSDDGSYMEFYRNEDISYKGYNQNNLFGNPDLL, translated from the exons ATGGGAGGAACATCACTACCTCCAGGATTTCGTTTCCATCCTACTGATGAGGAATTGGTTGGATATTACCTGAAAAGGAAAACTGATGAACTTGAGATTGAGTTGGAGGTCATTCCAGTAATAGACTTGTACAAATTTGACCCATGGGAGCTTCCag AGAAATCTTTCTTGCCAAAGCGTGACATGGAGTGGTATTTCTTCTGTCCTCGGGACAAGAAGTACCCGAATGGCTCGAGAACTAATCGAGCCACAAAATGTGGATACTGGAAAGCCACAGGGAAAGACAGGAAAGTTGTCTGTAAGCCTGCAGTTGTTGGATACCGAAAGACACTAGTTTTCTATCGCGGAAGAGCTCCTCTAGGGGATAGAACTGATTGGGTGATGCATGAATATCGTCTATGTGATGATGTTTCACAAGGCACTCCAAGTTTCCAG GGGCCTTTTGCTCTTTGTCGTGTCATTAAGAGAAAGGACATTTCATCGAAGACAAGTGATGTTCGCAGAGAAACAACATCTAAACAGGATGAATGCAGTTCTAGCAATGAAGCTTTTACCTCAGCAGTAACCTCAAATGAACCCCTTGTCCTTTCTGATGACATGCCAAGTACTCAAACTACATACACGTGCAATGACAGCAACTATTCAACTCCTATCAATTCTCCTTATCAGACAACACAAATAGGAGAGTGCGAGTCTGCAATgggaacaaatgctgcaaacctCTGTATGTCCCAGAATATGATTCTTGATCCTGCAAAG GAATGTACTTCCGGACAAAGTATATGTGGAAAGTATCCGCTGTATGACTTCCCAAACTTGACTTCATGGCAGCCAAATGATCAATATGACTTCACATCAAGTTCATCTTTTCCGAATTTTAGAGGGGAAGTTGAACTTTCTGGTGATCTCAGTGGCTATGGCTTTGCACCTCCCTTCTCAGATGATGGAAGCTACATGGAATTCTATCGCAATGAGGATATTTCGTACAAAGGTTATAACCAGAACAACTTATTCGGAAATCCAGATCTCCTCTGA
- the LOC104105658 gene encoding uncharacterized protein produces MAPHVKRIRFCMKRKRQIEVSEGEYSICISHLQMTCFVAILNSIPSPFCKCSPRSLFNWDFGNEKTDDKPQVRYHNLDLPFSPSLVSKTFLKGRELKCCYKASVDGFSATEFHNNSDFKGPCVIIGYTTKDFKFGAFNPEGYRSTDDYYDTFDAFLFYWAEDEQQPIILPKVGGSGAALFDYARGGPQFGADGLLIGPPLAPVMGGFAGPDTNSGIGDLRQAKSRLGLSYAKRPDGKESLFGDESKAELDEVLVFCSPQIASLY; encoded by the exons atGGCTCCCCATGTAAAACGGATAAGGTTTTGTATGAAGAGAAAGCGCCAAATAGAAGTGAGCGAAGGAGAGTACTCAATCTGCATCAGCCATCTTCAAATGACTTGCTTCGTAGCAATACTAAATTCAATTCCCAGTCCTTTTTGTAAATGTTCTCCGCGGAGTTTATTTAACTGGGATTTTGGTAATGAAAAGACTGATGATAAGCCACAAGTTAGATACCATAATCTTGATCTTCCTTTCTCTCCTTCCCTTGTCAGCAAAACATTCTTAAAAG GAAGGGAACTGAAGTGCTGCTATAAGGCATCAGTGGATGGATTTAGTGCAACTGAATTTCACAACAACAGTGATTTTAAAGGACCATGTGTGATTATTGGCTATACAACAAAGGACTTTAAGTTTGGAGCATTTAATCCAGAAGGCTACAGAAGTACAGATGATTATTATGACACTTTTGATGCATTTCTCTTTTACTGGGCTGAAGATGAACAACAACCAATAATCTTGCCTAAAGTAGGGGGAAGTGGTGCTGCTCTTTTTGATTATGCTAGAGGTGGGCCACAGTTTGGTGCTGATGGATTGCTAATTGGACCCCCATTAGCTCCTGTCATGGGCGGATTTGCAGGACCTGATACTAATTCTGGGATTGGTGATTTAAGGCAAGCTAAGTCAAGATTGGGACTTTCTTATGCTAAAAGGCCAGATGGTAAAGAGTCATTGTTTGGAGATGAATCTAAGGCTGAACTTGATGAAGTTCTTGTATTTTGTAGTCCTCAAATTGCTAGCTTATATTGA